The following coding sequences are from one Sphaeramia orbicularis chromosome 11, fSphaOr1.1, whole genome shotgun sequence window:
- the rpl30 gene encoding large ribosomal subunit protein eL30, with amino-acid sequence MVAAKKTKKSMESINSRLQLVMKSGKYVLGYKQSQKMIRQGKAKLVILANNCPALRKSEIEYYAMLAKTGVHHYSGNNIELGTACGKYYRVCTLAIIDPGDSDIIRSMPDQQQQAQ; translated from the exons ATGGTGGCCGCAAAGAAAACG AAAAAGTCCATGGAGTCCATCAACTCCAGACTCCAGCTGGTGATGAAGAGTGGAAAATATGTCCTGGGCTACAAGCAGTCTCAGAAGATGATCCGACAGGGAAAAGCCAAGCTGGTCATCCTGGCCAACAACTGCCCAGCCCTCAG GAAGTCTGAGATTGAGTACTATGCCATGCTGGCCAAGACCGGTGTCCACCACTACAGTGGGAACAACATTGAGCTTGGCACAGCCTGTGGAAAGTACTACAGGGTGTGCACACTGGCGATCATTGATCCCG GCGATTCTGACATCATCAGGAGCATGCCAGATCAGCAGCAGCAGGCTCAGTAG